Genomic segment of Streptomyces alboniger:
GCCACGAAGACTCGGAGATCGTCGAAGGTCACAAGGGGTGAAGGTATCCCTTGGGGCGATGCAAGGAAACCCGAGGATTGACTTGGGTTTTCACCATGACCCAAGATCGTTCACGGCCCGGGCGGCGACCCGGAGACGGGCGCCGACCCGGGGTCCGGACGACCCCGGGGGCGGGCCGTGCCCCTGTGGGAAAGGTGACGTGTGGAAGCGCTCGAGATGGCGGCCGTCGGGGCCGCGGGTGTCGCGGCCGGCGGGATCAACGCGGTGGTGGGGTCCGGCACGCTCATCACTTTCCCCACCCTGCTGGCGTTCGGCTTCCCGCCGGTGCTCGCCAACGTGTCGAACAACCTCGGCCTGGTGCCGGGCACCGTGAGCGCCGCGTACGGCTACCGCCGTGAGATGAAGGGGCAGTTGGGGCGCCTGGTGCGGTTCGGTGCGGCCTCCCTCATCGGTGGCCTCATCGGCGCGCTGCTTCTTCTGCAACTGCCCGACGACGCCTTCCAGGCGGTGGTGCCGGTGCTGATCCTCGCCGCCTGCGTCCTGGTGGTGTTGCAGCCGTGGCTCAACCGGCGGCTCAAGGAGCGCGAGAACCCGGGGAGACGGGACGGCGGCGCTCCGATGTGGTGCGGCGTCCTCGCCGCCGGCGTGTACGGCGGCTACTTCGGAGCGGCCCAAGGCGTGCTGCTCATGGGCCTGTTCGGCGCCTTCATCCTGGACGACCTGCAACGCCTGAACGCCGTGAAGAACGTCCTCGCCTCGATCGTCAACGGAGTCGCCGCCATCGTCTTCATCGCGGTCGCGGACGTCGACTGGACGGCGGCCGGGCTGATCGCCGCCGGCTCCACGGTCGGCGGGCTCGTCGGGGCGCGCTACGGCCGCCGCCTGCCGCCGGTCGCGCTGCGCGGCTTCATCGTCGTCGTCGGCGTCACGGCCTCGGTGATCATGATCGCGAGCTGAGCCCGGGCGCGGACGGGGCAGGCAGCGCGTTGCGCGGCTCACACCCCCACCCCTCCCACCTGGGCACATCACCCGATGGTTTATCATTGAACATGAGGTGGTCCCGACCGTGATTCCCCCGTCCGGTCGGGGCCACTTCCCATTCGTCGCCGCTTCCGCTGTTTTCACGCCTTCGTGGGCGAATATGCCAACCGCACCGCGTCACCCCCGCCCGGGCGGCATCATGCGTCCATGGACGGTGCCAAGCCTGTGCAGGTCTTGTTCACGCCCGAGGAGTACGCCGCGGTCCTGCTCCACGCGGACCGGCTCGGGATGCCGGTGGCGGAGTTCATACGCCGCGCGGTGACCGTCCGCACCGAGGAGCAGCACCCCGACCCCTGCCGGACCCCCGAAGCCCGGCGCGGGGCGAGCGTGCCGCCCGTCCAGCGCGACCTCGGAACGGGCAGGAAACCCGCGCTCCAGCGGTTCCTCGACACCCTCGCCGCCTCGGCCGAGCCCAAGGAGTGAGCGCGCGGGGCAGGGGCCTGACGCCCGCAGGTCAGGACAGCGCGATGTCCGGCTGGTAGAGATCCAGCCAGAGCGCGAGATCCAGGGTGCGCTCCAGGCCGCTCCGTGACGCCTGGGTGATCTGCGGCGCCTCCCGCGCGGCGGCCCGCGCCGCCCGCTCCCGGTCGACCAGCTCGAAGACCGGGTGGCCGGGCCGGGCGAGCAGGTCCTTGACGTGCCCTTGCAGGGCGACCGCGTACTTGGGGTCCTGCGTGGAGGGGTACGGGCTCTTCACACGGTCGTAGACGGACTGGGGCAGCACATCGGCGGTCGCCTCGCGCAGCAGGCTCTTCTCCCTGCCGTCGAAGGACTTCAGCGCCCAGGGCGTGTTGTACACGTACTCGACGAGGCGGTGGTCGCAGAACGGGACGCGCACTTCGAGCCCGACGGCCATGCTCGCGCGGTCCTTGCGGTCCAGCAGGACGCGGACGAAGCGGGTCAGGTGCAGATAGGAGACCTTGCGCATCCGGTACTCGAAGTCACTCTCGCCGTCCAGGCGCCGGATGCCGTCGACGGCCGTCGCGTAACCGTCCTTGACGTACGCCGGGAGGTCGAGCGCCGCGGTGAGGTCGGGGCGCAGCACACCGGAGTCGTCACCGAA
This window contains:
- a CDS encoding sulfite exporter TauE/SafE family protein, encoding MEALEMAAVGAAGVAAGGINAVVGSGTLITFPTLLAFGFPPVLANVSNNLGLVPGTVSAAYGYRREMKGQLGRLVRFGAASLIGGLIGALLLLQLPDDAFQAVVPVLILAACVLVVLQPWLNRRLKERENPGRRDGGAPMWCGVLAAGVYGGYFGAAQGVLLMGLFGAFILDDLQRLNAVKNVLASIVNGVAAIVFIAVADVDWTAAGLIAAGSTVGGLVGARYGRRLPPVALRGFIVVVGVTASVIMIAS